A window of Malania oleifera isolate guangnan ecotype guangnan chromosome 2, ASM2987363v1, whole genome shotgun sequence genomic DNA:
aaaattaaaatgttattaattgtgtgttttagtgtatatttttttattgaaggaTATACATTCACACATGCTTTCAATATCCATTAAAACTTCAAGCTatcaaaacttaaatattttttactcTTGATATACtataacaatttaaaattttttaaatttataaattttattattgttagttattatttttatcatacttAAAGCTAATAGGTGATTACTAATCTATGAGCACATATTTATGTTACTGtctttgattataaaaataaataaagaaatatcaAGAGAATCCAATCTTAAGTCTGCCCCTctgaaaaaaatttgttttcaacTTATATCGTAGGGTTTGCTCTTTATTGGCTAATGCCTCCGCGAAGGAATCCTGGGGCAGCCTCAAAGCGGCTGAGGGTTCAGCTtccgccaaggggagagtcttcttctagGGGTTGTGTAACAACctggaaaatttttaaataatttgaaatagtAAAGAGGATGGGAAAGGAAGAAAGATAAAATTCGAGAAGGTGGcagcaagcattcgtcgacgaacggattggtctcgttgacgaatgttctactgagctcgtcgacgagggtatgtgtctcgttgacgaggaaataccgagaggggtttttcatgaactgaaattcgtcgacgagttcactaTTTCATCACCTAATTttgtacaggactcgtcgacgaatcgacatgtctcatcgacgagtccctgcatataaatagaaaatttctttcatttctgcGGGAATTTTCTgcatgttttctctctctctctctctctctcaaattcaGCACtatcaccttctctcttcgatttcgggctagatttccgctggttcgacaatctgaggccaccacaacactcctagaagagttctctacaaatttgctggagtagatcgtcgatgggactagttaggaattcatcctagatttaaggtaagacattttatgtaaaatttggctttaccctagttgtaggaaatattatatgcgaagaaatactgaagtttagttataaGAGAtttggttttcagggtgttgaacggggaaccctgcgggtgcaggactagttattttatgaggcttttcaagaattaggtaaggggaaatattttataatggtattttcataattttaaacgAATAATTTTGcatatgaaattatatatatactagtataattttctaaaccttccTGGTATTGAAGATGTTGTTTTTAtgtagataaattatattggtaaaaatcgtgtggttgaaaccatttttgataattaaatgattgtgattaatgtggaatgaggaattattGAGAATGTGAATGTTGTTGATTGTGAAGTTCTGATTggtttgtgaatattgtttggttGGAAATACTGGatgattgagtatactgtggtatttgtgtggacATGGTTTATTGGTCAAGTTTGTGATTGATCTGTGGTGTGGTTCATATAAatgacgatataacgttggcagtggtatgaggaggtcgttatatcatacctggtataaccttcatataacattggtagtggtatgaggaggtcgttatatggacgtttatactgGGAgataaacattggcagtggaatgaggaggttgtttacctatttatcatAAGCGGGGAGTTTGTTTTGTAATCTGTGTAGTTGAGCAGTCATGTATGGACATTTATAATGtgcttgattagtcctgtgtggaccagtcctgtgtggacgttgatgTTGTAGTTGagcagtcttgtgtggacatttatactgtgcttgattagtcctatgtggaccaatcctgtgtggacattgatgtagtgtgcttgattagtcctgtgtggaccagtcctatgtggatatttatgttgtgatttgattagtcttgtggggaccagtcttgtgtggacatatGTGTTGTATGGATCCTATGTGGATTAATTATGATGTGGGTGTATTTGTAAAATTCCATGGAGTGATTGTGTTAGGAGTGTAcgacttttaattaattaagtattttgggtaaagtagagtTTTCCACCCAAGAGCTTGTCgaggaaggcgagtactttggtaattatttatggatactagggtagagggaagccacttgtatgggcggatgaTCTTCCCCATTCTTGATgtctttacctggatacataacccgagggcttactgagaaaggtgagtgccctggtattagcactagagcagagggaacctacttgtatgggcgggtagatttccctattctcggagattAACAATAAAATACTGATGGTTATGATTATGTGAATGGATGATAATGGTGTTGACCATTATGTGATTATAGGCATGAAACTTGGGTTACTTGTGGACTGTGTATACACCTgagatggatattttaaattgtattataaacacttcagtcacacactattataaactatttcttccttactgagaggtgtctcacctcaccATATGCTAAATCTTTTTAGGTTTCccaggtgattgagcttagatagctctagggcagggtagttttgtgagttaaatatagTAGATCTGATATGTATTTagttatgtttaatatgtattaattCTGGATTTGTAATatgaaggattaggttgtaattattatggaacAATGCATGTAAATATTGCTCTCTGGTATTTTctattgaaaatatttattgttTCTTCTGTGTGAATTGTATTAGAGACGCGTGTCAGTCTCTTAATGCACCGGACCAGCAtggcgggtttggggcattacagttggtatcagagcataacggtcttgcgGATTTAGGAGGactaataccagagtataggttgaatTGAATGGGGGttggaatgggtagattagggtgttgatAGGAGAGTGAGTTGTTTCCTAGCTTGGAGGCAGAagtcccttgatggacttctgtgattttctgaatcagtcgacagtttcagaaaaccacggtaaatccattcaCTGTGACGTTTTCTAATTGTGAAACCGAGATTTGGAATCTAAATATTGGAAGTTCAGATGATTATGGATAAATGGGtgttggatatttaattgaggatgtggatattaatttggttttccATTACGATGTGTATGTCATATATataagatgtggagattctaaattgcctttgttgtacatttatagggatggatcctagaggcaagggtgtggatgaaggaggaggaagtgcAATGGGAGCTTCCAACGGGgacgagattgacacctctcggcTATTACAAGGAATAGCTCatcaggttagggaagaaataAGACGGGATTTTGGGGGAACAAGCTACCCACTAGTGCACCAAGGTTGCACTATTGATCAATTTACACGTCTGAAACCCTtgtcttttgagggtggcaccgatccaattaaggctgagatgtggatgcagGAAATGGAGAAAATCCTAGCTATGTTGAATTGTACTAAGGAGCAGAAGGTCCTTTTCGCCACTTTCAAACTAACCGGAGAAgttgaacggtggtggcatgcgaTGAAATTGTTAGAGGAACAACCAGTGGTACCAATAGCGATGACCTGGGGTCgtttcaagcaggtcttctacaactgatattttcctgccaccactagaaatgcaaaggcggaagaatttttcaacttaACTTAGGGACGCCTCATTATTCAGCAGTATGCCGCTAGATTCCTTGAGTTGTCTCATTTTGCACTTTCTGTGGTTCTAGATGAATATCAGAAGGTGAGatggtttgagaggggtctgaatCAGAGGATCCACGAGCATATGGCGTGTCTGCAGATTCAAGAATTCACGgaattggtggagaaagctacagTGGCAGAGTCGAGTCTGCAGAGGGGTACAAAGGTCTTTGATCGAAGGAAAAGGCCTGCATCTCCACGATCCCAATCAAATGTCAGGCAAGGGTCATGGAGGAGAGATAGAGATGTATTGGGCCAGGGGTCAAAGAGAAAGGATTAGGGACGGCAGGGTGATTCGTCACATCCCCACTGCCCTAGATGTAATCAGTGGCATTAGGGGGAATGCCGAGGCAGGAGTGTTATATGCTACAGGTGCAGCAAACAGGGTCACATTGCTCGGGAATTTCGGGAACCGCTAGGTAATGCTCCAGCCCCGAACCAAAATTAGAACCAAAGGAACAACTCGGCACCTCGCGGCGTAGGAGGCCCGGCGCACGTCTACATGTTGAATACACCTGAGGAGGGAAAGACAAAAGGCCCAGTTAATAGGCTTATGTGTAGTATGTTTATATTAGTATGTGCGTGTTAATGTTGTTTGAGCTGACATGATTTGATGACTGTGTATATTTGAGTTGTTTAAAATTTATGAATGTGGTAAATTAGCTTAAATAGTGTGTAAATGGGTGACTAAcgaatttcggggacgaaattcttttaagagggggagaatgtaacaacctgaaaaatttttaaataatttgaaatggtAAAGAGGATGGAAAAGGAAGATAGAATAAATTCGAGAAGGTGGCAgcaagcattcatcgacgaacggattggtctcgttgacgaatgttcttgtgagctcgtcgacgaggatatgtgtctcatcgacgaggaaatgcTGAGAGTGGGTTTTCAcggactgaaattcgtcgacgagttcactaTTTCGTCGCCAAATTTTgtacaggacttgtcgacgaatcgacgtgtctcgtcgacgagtccctatgtataaatagtggatttctttcatttctgcgGGAATTTTCTgcatgttttctctctctctctctctctctctctctctctctctctctctctctctctctctctctctctctctctctctctaaaattcagcactatcaccttctctcttcaatttcgagcCGGATTTCCGCCAGTTCAataatctgaggccaccacgacactcttggaagagttctctacaaatctgctggagtggatcatcggtgggactagttaggaattcatctcagatttaaggtaagactttttatgtaaaatttgactTTAccgtagttgtaggaaatattatatgtgaagaaatactgaagtttagctctaggagatgtggttttcagggcgttgaaacggggaaccctacgggtgcgggactggttattttaggaggcttttcaagaattaggtaaggggaaatattttttaatggtctttttataattttaaatgactagttttggatatgaaattatatatatactagtataattttctaaaccttgctggtattgaaaatgttgtttttaggtagataaattatattgggaaaaattgtgtggttgaaaccatttttgataattaaatgattgtgattaaTGTGGAATGGGGAATAATTAAGAATGTGAATGTTGTTGATTGTGAAGTTCTAATTggtttgtgaatattgtttggttGGAAATACTGGATGATTGAGTAtattgtggtatttgtgtggacATGGTTGATTGGTCAGGTTTGTGATTGATCTATGGTGTGGTTCATATAAATGActatataacattggcagtggtatgaggaggtcgttatatcgtacctggtataaccgtcatataacattggtagtggtatgaggaggtcattatatgaaCGTTTATACtaggaggtaaacattggtaTTGATATGAGGAGGTTTTTTACCTATTTATCATGAGCAGGGTGTTTGTTTTGTAATATGTGTAGTTGAGCAGTCCAgtgtggacatttatactgtgcttgattagtcatgtgtggaccagtcctgtatggaccaatcctgtgtggatgttGATGTTGTAGTTGagtagtcttgtgtggacatttatactgtgcttgattagtcctgtgtggaccaatcctgcgTGGACAATGATGCAGTGTGCTTGATTAGTCCtttgtggaccagtcctatgttgatatttatgttgtgatttgattagtcatgTGGGGACCAGTCCTGTGTAGACATATGTGTTGTATGGATCCTGTGTGGATTAATTATAATGTGGGTGTATTTGTGAAATTTCATGAAGTGATTGTGTTAGTAGTGTAcgacttttaattaattaagtattttgggtaaagtagagttttccacccgagagcttgctgaggaaggcgagtactctggtaattatttatggataccaggatagagggaagccacttgtatgggcgggtgatcttccccattctcggtgtctttacctagatacataacccgaaggcttactgagaaaggtgagtgccctggtattaaCACTAGAGCAGatgaaacctacttgtatgggcgggtagatttccctattttCGGAGATTAACAATAAAATACTGATGGTTATGATTATGTGAATGGATGATAATGACGTTGACCATTATGTGATTATGGGCATGAAACTTGGGTTACTTGTGAACTGTGTATACACCTAagatggatattttaaattgtattataaacacttcagccacacactattataatctatttcttccttactgagaggtgtctcaccccgtcatatgctaaatcttttcaggttacccaagtgatcgagcttagatagctccagggcggggtagttttgtgagttaaatatagcagatcggatatgtatttagttatatttaatatgtattaattctagatttataatatgaaggaTTAGATTGTAATTATTATGGAACAATGCATGTAAATATAGCTCTCTGGTATTTTctattgaaaatatttattatttccgTTGTGTAAACGGTATCAAAGACGCGTGTCGGTCTCTTAACGCACCGGGCCCCGCATGGCGGGTCTAGGGCGTTACTGGTCGAGTTGTACAgagtgagcacgaaaggattttggatgagacgagagcaccaagaGTGACTCTtaaggatgtgcagttgcccacGACACGTTCCGATGCGCCACCGATTAGATAGCAGTCCTCCAGTGTTACCCCAAGGCTAACAGAGGACATGCTCGCTCATCCGGTGCTGTTTCATACGATTAGGCCGACCATGTCGTATGATTACGATAATCCACCTCTGGCGGACATTCCTGATCATTTGCTGCCTCGGGCCCTTAGGCCACACTCATATagggaaccaccaccctcccctcttacccctaaattgcGTCGTCTTCTAGAGGAAATGGCACGGGATCCCGAGACGCCGCTAGAGCGgtagcctcatcttgttgcttATGCAGTTTCGATTCTAATTATGACtatgattaggatagactagttGTTTGGATCtttttatgcgctttc
This region includes:
- the LOC131148441 gene encoding uncharacterized protein LOC131148441, giving the protein MGASNGDEIDTSRLLQGIAHQVREEIRRDFGGTSYPLVHQGCTIDQFTRLKPLSFEGGTDPIKAEMWMQEMEKILAMLNCTKEQKVLFATFKLTGEVERWWHAMKLLEEQPVVPIAMTWGRFKQYAARFLELSHFALSVVLDEYQKVRWFERGLNQRIHEHMACLQIQEFTELVEKATVAESSLQRGTKVFDRRKRPASPRSQSNVRQGSWRRDRDVLGQGSKRKD